In one window of Eubalaena glacialis isolate mEubGla1 chromosome 13, mEubGla1.1.hap2.+ XY, whole genome shotgun sequence DNA:
- the LOC133103390 gene encoding transmembrane protein 14A-like, protein MDLVGFGYAALVTSVSILGYKQRGGVPSLIAGLFVGFSAGYGAYCVSNDKRGVKLSLFTAFFLDTTMGVRFKRSKKIMPARLAAGLSLIMILRLVLLLLLSHSENSEELKPKFVSF, encoded by the coding sequence ATGGACCTGGTTGGTTTTGGTTATGCAGCCCTGGTGACATCCGTAAGCATTTTGGGATATAAGCAGAGAGGTGGTGTTCCATCTTTGATTGCTGGTCTTTTTGTTGGATTTTCGGCTGGTTATGGAGCTTACTGTGTCTCCAATGACAAGCGAGgtgtaaaactatcactgtttacAGCTTTCTTCCTGGACACCACAATGGGGGTGAGGTTTAAGAGATCCAAGAAAATCATGCCAGCTAGGCTGGCTGCAGGTTTAAGCCTCATTATGATTCTGAGACTTGTTTTATTGCTGCTCTTGTCTCACTCTGAGAATTCAGAGGAACTGAAACCTAAATTCGTGTCATTCTGA